In Primulina eburnea isolate SZY01 chromosome 14, ASM2296580v1, whole genome shotgun sequence, the following proteins share a genomic window:
- the LOC140812190 gene encoding anaphase-promoting complex subunit 7-like isoform X1, with protein MDVPKEHLSTLLDHGLYSSAQMLGCFAVSSPSISPETSPHLKAESLVLYGDSLFREKEYSRAIQIYKQALQYHKIIPKQNAAASVTIRSSLSAANRSSSPGSLNPSALNENEVKFKIATCHNSLNESKAALAEMEGIPSKSRNLEMHLMMAKLYRNSRHTRAAIGCFKECLRNCPYILDAIIALAELGVSAKDIISLFPQTPNRSGRPPFDYSDSSRWLLRYVEAQCCVASNDYKGGLELFSELLQRFPNNIHILLEMAKVKAVIGKNDEAILDFEKVRSIDPHLVTYMDEYAMLLKLKSDNFKLNKLVHDLLNIDPTRPEVFVALSVLWEKKDERGALSYVEKSLRIDERHVTGYIMKGNLFLSMNRPEAAVIAYRGAQELRPDLRSYQGLVRSYLALSKIKEALYVAREAMKAMPQSAKALKLVGDVHASSSSGREKAKKFYESALRLEPGFLGAALALAELHVQEGRNGDAVSLLQGFLKDWADDSLHAKLAQVFAATSMLQEALSHYQAALRINPLSDDARKGLERLEKQMKGVDPDAPEEDEDNEADDAEVDPDDADLL; from the exons ATGGATGTACCTAAAGAGCATTTATCCACTTTACTGGATCATGGCCTCTACTCTTCTGCTCAAATGCTG GGTTGTTTTGCTGTTTCGTCGCCTTCGATAAGCCCTGAGACGAGTCCTCATCTCAAAGCAGAAAGTTTG GTGCTATATGGGGATTCACTCTTTCGAGAAAAAGAGTACAGCAGAGCTATT CAAATATACAAGCAAGCATTGCAATACCACAAAATAATACCTAAACAAAATGCAGCTGCATCCGTGACAATCAGAAGCTCACTGTCAGCAGCAAATAGGTCCTCTTCTCCTGGTTCTCTTAATCCTTCGGCTTTAAATGAAAATGAG GTAAAATTCAAGATTGCTACTTGTCACAATTCACTAAATGAGAGTAAAGCTGCTCTTGCTGAG ATGGAGGGAATTCCTAGCAAATCGAGGAATCTAGAGATGCACCTTATGATGGCTAAACTTTACCGAAATTCTAGGCACACTCGAGCTGCAATTGGATGTTTTAAGGAGTGTTTGAG GAATTGCCCTTACATACTTGATGCTATTATAGCTTTGGCTGAATTGGGTGTCTCTGCCAAGGATATAATTTCTTTGTTCCCTCAG ACTCCAAATAGAAGTGGAAGACCTCCCTTTGATTATTCTGATTCGAGCCGCTGGTTGTTG CGTTATGTTGAAGCTCAATGCTGTGTTGCTTCAAATGATTACAAAG GTGGTCTGGAACTATTCTCAGAACTTCTCCAGCGATTTCCTAATAACATCCACATTTTACTTGAAATGGCTAAG GTTAAAGCTGTCATTGggaaaaatgatgaagctatttTGGACTTCGAAAAG GTTCGGTCAATTGATCCACATTTGGTTACTTACATGGATGAGTATGCAATGCTTCTAAAGCTCAAGTCTGATAATTTCAAGTTAAATAAATTAGTTCATGATCTGTTGAACATCGATCCTACGAGGCCTGAAGTTTTTGTGGCCTTGTCTGTTCTTTGGGAAAAGAAAGATGAGAGGGGAGCTTTATCTTATGTGGAGAAG AGCCTTCGCATCGATGAGAGGCATGTCACTGGTTATATAATGAAG GGAAATCTTTTCTTGTCAATGAATCGACCAGAAGCAGCAGTGATTGCCTACAGGGGAGCTCAAGAACTGAGGCCTGATCTTCGATCCTATCAAG GGTTAGTGCGTTCTTATCTGGCTTTGTCAAAAATCAAGGAGGCCTTGTATGTAGCTCGAGAAGCAATGAAGGCAATGCCTCAATCAGCGAAGGCTCTAAAATTAGTTGGGGATGTTCATGCTAGTAGCAGCAGTGGCAGAGAAAAG GCAAAGAAGTTTTATGAATCGGCTCTCAGACTGGAACCTGGTTTCCTTGGAGCTGCATTGGCATTGGCTGAGCTCCATGTACAGGAAGGCCGAAATGGAGATGCTGTCTCCCTCCTCCAGGGATTTTTAAAAGATTGGGCCGATGATTCTTTGCATGCTAAGCTTGCTCAAGTTTTTGCAGCTACAAGCATGCTGCAAGAGGCCCTTTCACATTATCAGGCAGCACTGAG GATAAACCCCCTAAGTGATGACGCAAGAAAGGGACTGGAGCGGTTGGAAAAACAAATGAAG GGGGTTGATCCGGATGCCCCTGAAGAAGACGAAGACAACGAGGCTGATGATGCTGAGGTAGATCCAGACGACGCTGATCTTTTGTAG
- the LOC140812190 gene encoding anaphase-promoting complex subunit 7-like isoform X3, protein MLHFFDLGQIYKQALQYHKIIPKQNAAASVTIRSSLSAANRSSSPGSLNPSALNENEVKFKIATCHNSLNESKAALAEMEGIPSKSRNLEMHLMMAKLYRNSRHTRAAIGCFKECLRNCPYILDAIIALAELGVSAKDIISLFPQTPNRSGRPPFDYSDSSRWLLRYVEAQCCVASNDYKGGLELFSELLQRFPNNIHILLEMAKVKAVIGKNDEAILDFEKVRSIDPHLVTYMDEYAMLLKLKSDNFKLNKLVHDLLNIDPTRPEVFVALSVLWEKKDERGALSYVEKSLRIDERHVTGYIMKGNLFLSMNRPEAAVIAYRGAQELRPDLRSYQGLVRSYLALSKIKEALYVAREAMKAMPQSAKALKLVGDVHASSSSGREKAKKFYESALRLEPGFLGAALALAELHVQEGRNGDAVSLLQGFLKDWADDSLHAKLAQVFAATSMLQEALSHYQAALRINPLSDDARKGLERLEKQMKGVDPDAPEEDEDNEADDAEVDPDDADLL, encoded by the exons ATGCTACATTTTTTTGATTTAGGT CAAATATACAAGCAAGCATTGCAATACCACAAAATAATACCTAAACAAAATGCAGCTGCATCCGTGACAATCAGAAGCTCACTGTCAGCAGCAAATAGGTCCTCTTCTCCTGGTTCTCTTAATCCTTCGGCTTTAAATGAAAATGAG GTAAAATTCAAGATTGCTACTTGTCACAATTCACTAAATGAGAGTAAAGCTGCTCTTGCTGAG ATGGAGGGAATTCCTAGCAAATCGAGGAATCTAGAGATGCACCTTATGATGGCTAAACTTTACCGAAATTCTAGGCACACTCGAGCTGCAATTGGATGTTTTAAGGAGTGTTTGAG GAATTGCCCTTACATACTTGATGCTATTATAGCTTTGGCTGAATTGGGTGTCTCTGCCAAGGATATAATTTCTTTGTTCCCTCAG ACTCCAAATAGAAGTGGAAGACCTCCCTTTGATTATTCTGATTCGAGCCGCTGGTTGTTG CGTTATGTTGAAGCTCAATGCTGTGTTGCTTCAAATGATTACAAAG GTGGTCTGGAACTATTCTCAGAACTTCTCCAGCGATTTCCTAATAACATCCACATTTTACTTGAAATGGCTAAG GTTAAAGCTGTCATTGggaaaaatgatgaagctatttTGGACTTCGAAAAG GTTCGGTCAATTGATCCACATTTGGTTACTTACATGGATGAGTATGCAATGCTTCTAAAGCTCAAGTCTGATAATTTCAAGTTAAATAAATTAGTTCATGATCTGTTGAACATCGATCCTACGAGGCCTGAAGTTTTTGTGGCCTTGTCTGTTCTTTGGGAAAAGAAAGATGAGAGGGGAGCTTTATCTTATGTGGAGAAG AGCCTTCGCATCGATGAGAGGCATGTCACTGGTTATATAATGAAG GGAAATCTTTTCTTGTCAATGAATCGACCAGAAGCAGCAGTGATTGCCTACAGGGGAGCTCAAGAACTGAGGCCTGATCTTCGATCCTATCAAG GGTTAGTGCGTTCTTATCTGGCTTTGTCAAAAATCAAGGAGGCCTTGTATGTAGCTCGAGAAGCAATGAAGGCAATGCCTCAATCAGCGAAGGCTCTAAAATTAGTTGGGGATGTTCATGCTAGTAGCAGCAGTGGCAGAGAAAAG GCAAAGAAGTTTTATGAATCGGCTCTCAGACTGGAACCTGGTTTCCTTGGAGCTGCATTGGCATTGGCTGAGCTCCATGTACAGGAAGGCCGAAATGGAGATGCTGTCTCCCTCCTCCAGGGATTTTTAAAAGATTGGGCCGATGATTCTTTGCATGCTAAGCTTGCTCAAGTTTTTGCAGCTACAAGCATGCTGCAAGAGGCCCTTTCACATTATCAGGCAGCACTGAG GATAAACCCCCTAAGTGATGACGCAAGAAAGGGACTGGAGCGGTTGGAAAAACAAATGAAG GGGGTTGATCCGGATGCCCCTGAAGAAGACGAAGACAACGAGGCTGATGATGCTGAGGTAGATCCAGACGACGCTGATCTTTTGTAG
- the LOC140812578 gene encoding receptor-like protein kinase ANXUR2 isoform X2 yields the protein MAGSFAAIVGAVGGALAVLATVILLLWIRMKQYGKFSNKNSETGSSDPSAVVEMKRGESSPFSAPSITGIRQFRMEELEQATRNFNETNLIGCGTFGLVFKGLLSDGTVVAIKRRMGEPRQQFVEEVAYLSTICHRNLVVLLGYCQERGYQMLVSEYLPNGSMCSHLYDTGKSSTTKLEFKQRLSVAIGAAKGLCHLHGLNPTFVHGNFKTGSVLVDENFIAKVADAGMSKLLEKIEDGASSVSSSLNAFKDPEMEQLEVLYETSDVYSFGVFLLELISGKEATTYEEAFGSNHSLIQLVEDHLRSNDLVDPRLVGSFTAEGMRDLLLLMLKCMSFPGKGRPRMENVVVEIDRILETEIERTMVMGEGTATVTLGSQLFTS from the exons ATGGCAGGTTCATTTGCGGCTATTGTTGGAGCGGTAGGAGGGGCATTAGCTGTTTTAGCCACTGTCATTTTGCTCTTGTGGATTCGCATGAAACAATACGGAAAATTTTCGAACAAGAATTCGGAAACTGGATCCTCCGACCCATCTGCTGTGG TGGAGATGAAAAGAGGTGAAAGCAGTCCATTTTCAGCTCCATCAATAACTGGAATAAGGCAATTCAGAATGGAAGAATTGGAACAAGCCACAAGAAATTTCAATGAAACCAATCTCATAGGATGTGGTAcatttggtttagttttcaaAGGACTGCTCAGCGATGGAACTGTCGTGGCCATCAAAAGACGTATGGGTGAACCTCGGCAGCAGTTCGTTGAAGAG GTGGCCTATTTGTCGACGATTTGCCACCGTAATTTAGTGGTACTTCTTGGATACTGTCAAGAAAGAGGATATCAGATGCTAGTTTCCGAGTACTTACCTAATGGTAGCATGTGTAGCCATTTGTACG ACACTGGAAAAAGTTCTACCACGAAGCTCGAATTTAAACAAAGGCTATCAGTAGCAATTGGTGCTGCTAAAG GTTTATGTCATTTGCATGGCCTAAACCCAACGTTCGTGCACGGTAACTTTAAAACGGGGAGCGTCTTGGTTGATGAGAATTTCATCGCTAAAGTCGCGGATGCAGGGATGTCTAAACTTCTTGAAAAAATAGAAGATGGGGCTTCATCTGTATCAAGTTCCCTCAATGCTTTCAAAGATCCAGA GATGGAACAACTCGAGGTATTATATGAAACAAGTGATGTATACAGTTTTGGTGTATTTCTTTTAGAGCTCATATCTGGTAAGGAGGCGACGACATACGAAGAGGCCTTTGGATCAAATCACAGCTTAATTCAGTTG GTGGAAGACCATTTGAGATCAAACGATCTAGTCGACCCTCGACTAGTCGGGAGCTTCACTGCCGAAGGGATGAGGGATCTTCTGTTGTTGATGCTCAAATGCATGAGTTTTCCAGGGAAGGGTAGGCCAAGAATGGAGAATGTAGTGGTGGAGATTGATCGAATACTCGAGACAGAGATCGAACGGACCATGGTCATGGGTGAGGGGACTGCAACCGTTACTCTGGGAAGCCAACTCTTTACAAGTTGA
- the LOC140812578 gene encoding receptor-like protein kinase ANXUR2 isoform X1: MAGSFAAIVGAVGGALAVLATVILLLWIRMKQYGKFSNKNSETGSSDPSAVVEMKRGESSPFSAPSITGIRQFRMEELEQATRNFNETNLIGCGTFGLVFKGLLSDGTVVAIKRRMGEPRQQFVEEVAYLSTICHRNLVVLLGYCQERGYQMLVSEYLPNGSMCSHLYDTGKSSTTKLEFKQRLSVAIGAAKAGLCHLHGLNPTFVHGNFKTGSVLVDENFIAKVADAGMSKLLEKIEDGASSVSSSLNAFKDPEMEQLEVLYETSDVYSFGVFLLELISGKEATTYEEAFGSNHSLIQLVEDHLRSNDLVDPRLVGSFTAEGMRDLLLLMLKCMSFPGKGRPRMENVVVEIDRILETEIERTMVMGEGTATVTLGSQLFTS; the protein is encoded by the exons ATGGCAGGTTCATTTGCGGCTATTGTTGGAGCGGTAGGAGGGGCATTAGCTGTTTTAGCCACTGTCATTTTGCTCTTGTGGATTCGCATGAAACAATACGGAAAATTTTCGAACAAGAATTCGGAAACTGGATCCTCCGACCCATCTGCTGTGG TGGAGATGAAAAGAGGTGAAAGCAGTCCATTTTCAGCTCCATCAATAACTGGAATAAGGCAATTCAGAATGGAAGAATTGGAACAAGCCACAAGAAATTTCAATGAAACCAATCTCATAGGATGTGGTAcatttggtttagttttcaaAGGACTGCTCAGCGATGGAACTGTCGTGGCCATCAAAAGACGTATGGGTGAACCTCGGCAGCAGTTCGTTGAAGAG GTGGCCTATTTGTCGACGATTTGCCACCGTAATTTAGTGGTACTTCTTGGATACTGTCAAGAAAGAGGATATCAGATGCTAGTTTCCGAGTACTTACCTAATGGTAGCATGTGTAGCCATTTGTACG ACACTGGAAAAAGTTCTACCACGAAGCTCGAATTTAAACAAAGGCTATCAGTAGCAATTGGTGCTGCTAAAG CAGGTTTATGTCATTTGCATGGCCTAAACCCAACGTTCGTGCACGGTAACTTTAAAACGGGGAGCGTCTTGGTTGATGAGAATTTCATCGCTAAAGTCGCGGATGCAGGGATGTCTAAACTTCTTGAAAAAATAGAAGATGGGGCTTCATCTGTATCAAGTTCCCTCAATGCTTTCAAAGATCCAGA GATGGAACAACTCGAGGTATTATATGAAACAAGTGATGTATACAGTTTTGGTGTATTTCTTTTAGAGCTCATATCTGGTAAGGAGGCGACGACATACGAAGAGGCCTTTGGATCAAATCACAGCTTAATTCAGTTG GTGGAAGACCATTTGAGATCAAACGATCTAGTCGACCCTCGACTAGTCGGGAGCTTCACTGCCGAAGGGATGAGGGATCTTCTGTTGTTGATGCTCAAATGCATGAGTTTTCCAGGGAAGGGTAGGCCAAGAATGGAGAATGTAGTGGTGGAGATTGATCGAATACTCGAGACAGAGATCGAACGGACCATGGTCATGGGTGAGGGGACTGCAACCGTTACTCTGGGAAGCCAACTCTTTACAAGTTGA
- the LOC140812190 gene encoding anaphase-promoting complex subunit 7-like isoform X2 yields the protein MDVPKEHLSTLLDHGLYSSAQMLGCFAVSSPSISPETSPHLKAESLVLYGDSLFREKEYSRAIQIYKQALQYHKIIPKQNAAASVTIRSSLSAANRSSSPGSLNPSALNENEVKFKIATCHNSLNESKAALAEMEGIPSKSRNLEMHLMMAKLYRNSRHTRAAIGCFKECLRNCPYILDAIIALAELGVSAKDIISLFPQTPNRSGRPPFDYSDSSRWLLYVEAQCCVASNDYKGGLELFSELLQRFPNNIHILLEMAKVKAVIGKNDEAILDFEKVRSIDPHLVTYMDEYAMLLKLKSDNFKLNKLVHDLLNIDPTRPEVFVALSVLWEKKDERGALSYVEKSLRIDERHVTGYIMKGNLFLSMNRPEAAVIAYRGAQELRPDLRSYQGLVRSYLALSKIKEALYVAREAMKAMPQSAKALKLVGDVHASSSSGREKAKKFYESALRLEPGFLGAALALAELHVQEGRNGDAVSLLQGFLKDWADDSLHAKLAQVFAATSMLQEALSHYQAALRINPLSDDARKGLERLEKQMKGVDPDAPEEDEDNEADDAEVDPDDADLL from the exons ATGGATGTACCTAAAGAGCATTTATCCACTTTACTGGATCATGGCCTCTACTCTTCTGCTCAAATGCTG GGTTGTTTTGCTGTTTCGTCGCCTTCGATAAGCCCTGAGACGAGTCCTCATCTCAAAGCAGAAAGTTTG GTGCTATATGGGGATTCACTCTTTCGAGAAAAAGAGTACAGCAGAGCTATT CAAATATACAAGCAAGCATTGCAATACCACAAAATAATACCTAAACAAAATGCAGCTGCATCCGTGACAATCAGAAGCTCACTGTCAGCAGCAAATAGGTCCTCTTCTCCTGGTTCTCTTAATCCTTCGGCTTTAAATGAAAATGAG GTAAAATTCAAGATTGCTACTTGTCACAATTCACTAAATGAGAGTAAAGCTGCTCTTGCTGAG ATGGAGGGAATTCCTAGCAAATCGAGGAATCTAGAGATGCACCTTATGATGGCTAAACTTTACCGAAATTCTAGGCACACTCGAGCTGCAATTGGATGTTTTAAGGAGTGTTTGAG GAATTGCCCTTACATACTTGATGCTATTATAGCTTTGGCTGAATTGGGTGTCTCTGCCAAGGATATAATTTCTTTGTTCCCTCAG ACTCCAAATAGAAGTGGAAGACCTCCCTTTGATTATTCTGATTCGAGCCGCTGGTTGTTG TATGTTGAAGCTCAATGCTGTGTTGCTTCAAATGATTACAAAG GTGGTCTGGAACTATTCTCAGAACTTCTCCAGCGATTTCCTAATAACATCCACATTTTACTTGAAATGGCTAAG GTTAAAGCTGTCATTGggaaaaatgatgaagctatttTGGACTTCGAAAAG GTTCGGTCAATTGATCCACATTTGGTTACTTACATGGATGAGTATGCAATGCTTCTAAAGCTCAAGTCTGATAATTTCAAGTTAAATAAATTAGTTCATGATCTGTTGAACATCGATCCTACGAGGCCTGAAGTTTTTGTGGCCTTGTCTGTTCTTTGGGAAAAGAAAGATGAGAGGGGAGCTTTATCTTATGTGGAGAAG AGCCTTCGCATCGATGAGAGGCATGTCACTGGTTATATAATGAAG GGAAATCTTTTCTTGTCAATGAATCGACCAGAAGCAGCAGTGATTGCCTACAGGGGAGCTCAAGAACTGAGGCCTGATCTTCGATCCTATCAAG GGTTAGTGCGTTCTTATCTGGCTTTGTCAAAAATCAAGGAGGCCTTGTATGTAGCTCGAGAAGCAATGAAGGCAATGCCTCAATCAGCGAAGGCTCTAAAATTAGTTGGGGATGTTCATGCTAGTAGCAGCAGTGGCAGAGAAAAG GCAAAGAAGTTTTATGAATCGGCTCTCAGACTGGAACCTGGTTTCCTTGGAGCTGCATTGGCATTGGCTGAGCTCCATGTACAGGAAGGCCGAAATGGAGATGCTGTCTCCCTCCTCCAGGGATTTTTAAAAGATTGGGCCGATGATTCTTTGCATGCTAAGCTTGCTCAAGTTTTTGCAGCTACAAGCATGCTGCAAGAGGCCCTTTCACATTATCAGGCAGCACTGAG GATAAACCCCCTAAGTGATGACGCAAGAAAGGGACTGGAGCGGTTGGAAAAACAAATGAAG GGGGTTGATCCGGATGCCCCTGAAGAAGACGAAGACAACGAGGCTGATGATGCTGAGGTAGATCCAGACGACGCTGATCTTTTGTAG
- the LOC140812190 gene encoding anaphase-promoting complex subunit 7-like isoform X4: MDVPKEHLSTLLDHGLYSSAQMLGCFAVSSPSISPETSPHLKAESLVLYGDSLFREKEYSRAIQIYKQALQYHKIIPKQNAAASVTIRSSLSAANRSSSPGSLNPSALNENEVKFKIATCHNSLNESKAALAEMEGIPSKSRNLEMHLMMAKLYRNSRHTRAAIGCFKECLRNCPYILDAIIALAELGVSAKDIISLFPQTPNRSGRPPFDYSDSSRWLLRYVEAQCCVASNDYKGGLELFSELLQRFPNNIHILLEMAKVKAVIGKNDEAILDFEKSLRIDERHVTGYIMKGNLFLSMNRPEAAVIAYRGAQELRPDLRSYQGLVRSYLALSKIKEALYVAREAMKAMPQSAKALKLVGDVHASSSSGREKAKKFYESALRLEPGFLGAALALAELHVQEGRNGDAVSLLQGFLKDWADDSLHAKLAQVFAATSMLQEALSHYQAALRINPLSDDARKGLERLEKQMKGVDPDAPEEDEDNEADDAEVDPDDADLL; the protein is encoded by the exons ATGGATGTACCTAAAGAGCATTTATCCACTTTACTGGATCATGGCCTCTACTCTTCTGCTCAAATGCTG GGTTGTTTTGCTGTTTCGTCGCCTTCGATAAGCCCTGAGACGAGTCCTCATCTCAAAGCAGAAAGTTTG GTGCTATATGGGGATTCACTCTTTCGAGAAAAAGAGTACAGCAGAGCTATT CAAATATACAAGCAAGCATTGCAATACCACAAAATAATACCTAAACAAAATGCAGCTGCATCCGTGACAATCAGAAGCTCACTGTCAGCAGCAAATAGGTCCTCTTCTCCTGGTTCTCTTAATCCTTCGGCTTTAAATGAAAATGAG GTAAAATTCAAGATTGCTACTTGTCACAATTCACTAAATGAGAGTAAAGCTGCTCTTGCTGAG ATGGAGGGAATTCCTAGCAAATCGAGGAATCTAGAGATGCACCTTATGATGGCTAAACTTTACCGAAATTCTAGGCACACTCGAGCTGCAATTGGATGTTTTAAGGAGTGTTTGAG GAATTGCCCTTACATACTTGATGCTATTATAGCTTTGGCTGAATTGGGTGTCTCTGCCAAGGATATAATTTCTTTGTTCCCTCAG ACTCCAAATAGAAGTGGAAGACCTCCCTTTGATTATTCTGATTCGAGCCGCTGGTTGTTG CGTTATGTTGAAGCTCAATGCTGTGTTGCTTCAAATGATTACAAAG GTGGTCTGGAACTATTCTCAGAACTTCTCCAGCGATTTCCTAATAACATCCACATTTTACTTGAAATGGCTAAG GTTAAAGCTGTCATTGggaaaaatgatgaagctatttTGGACTTCGAAAAG AGCCTTCGCATCGATGAGAGGCATGTCACTGGTTATATAATGAAG GGAAATCTTTTCTTGTCAATGAATCGACCAGAAGCAGCAGTGATTGCCTACAGGGGAGCTCAAGAACTGAGGCCTGATCTTCGATCCTATCAAG GGTTAGTGCGTTCTTATCTGGCTTTGTCAAAAATCAAGGAGGCCTTGTATGTAGCTCGAGAAGCAATGAAGGCAATGCCTCAATCAGCGAAGGCTCTAAAATTAGTTGGGGATGTTCATGCTAGTAGCAGCAGTGGCAGAGAAAAG GCAAAGAAGTTTTATGAATCGGCTCTCAGACTGGAACCTGGTTTCCTTGGAGCTGCATTGGCATTGGCTGAGCTCCATGTACAGGAAGGCCGAAATGGAGATGCTGTCTCCCTCCTCCAGGGATTTTTAAAAGATTGGGCCGATGATTCTTTGCATGCTAAGCTTGCTCAAGTTTTTGCAGCTACAAGCATGCTGCAAGAGGCCCTTTCACATTATCAGGCAGCACTGAG GATAAACCCCCTAAGTGATGACGCAAGAAAGGGACTGGAGCGGTTGGAAAAACAAATGAAG GGGGTTGATCCGGATGCCCCTGAAGAAGACGAAGACAACGAGGCTGATGATGCTGAGGTAGATCCAGACGACGCTGATCTTTTGTAG
- the LOC140812190 gene encoding anaphase-promoting complex subunit 7-like isoform X5, protein MDVPKEHLSTLLDHGLYSSAQMLGCFAVSSPSISPETSPHLKAESLVLYGDSLFREKEYSRAIQIYKQALQYHKIIPKQNAAASVTIRSSLSAANRSSSPGSLNPSALNENEVKFKIATCHNSLNESKAALAEMEGIPSKSRNLEMHLMMAKLYRNSRHTRAAIGCFKECLRNCPYILDAIIALAELGVSAKDIISLFPQTPNRSGRPPFDYSDSSRWLLRYVEAQCCVASNDYKGGLELFSELLQRFPNNIHILLEMAKVKAVIGKNDEAILDFEKVRSIDPHLVTYMDEYAMLLKLKSDNFKLNKLVHDLLNIDPTRPEVFVALSVLWEKKDERGALSYVEKSLRIDERHVTGYIMKGNLFLSMNRPEAAVIAYRGAQELRPDLRSYQGLVRSYLALSKIKEALYVAREAMKAMPQSAKALKLVGDVHASSSSGREKGVDPDAPEEDEDNEADDAEVDPDDADLL, encoded by the exons ATGGATGTACCTAAAGAGCATTTATCCACTTTACTGGATCATGGCCTCTACTCTTCTGCTCAAATGCTG GGTTGTTTTGCTGTTTCGTCGCCTTCGATAAGCCCTGAGACGAGTCCTCATCTCAAAGCAGAAAGTTTG GTGCTATATGGGGATTCACTCTTTCGAGAAAAAGAGTACAGCAGAGCTATT CAAATATACAAGCAAGCATTGCAATACCACAAAATAATACCTAAACAAAATGCAGCTGCATCCGTGACAATCAGAAGCTCACTGTCAGCAGCAAATAGGTCCTCTTCTCCTGGTTCTCTTAATCCTTCGGCTTTAAATGAAAATGAG GTAAAATTCAAGATTGCTACTTGTCACAATTCACTAAATGAGAGTAAAGCTGCTCTTGCTGAG ATGGAGGGAATTCCTAGCAAATCGAGGAATCTAGAGATGCACCTTATGATGGCTAAACTTTACCGAAATTCTAGGCACACTCGAGCTGCAATTGGATGTTTTAAGGAGTGTTTGAG GAATTGCCCTTACATACTTGATGCTATTATAGCTTTGGCTGAATTGGGTGTCTCTGCCAAGGATATAATTTCTTTGTTCCCTCAG ACTCCAAATAGAAGTGGAAGACCTCCCTTTGATTATTCTGATTCGAGCCGCTGGTTGTTG CGTTATGTTGAAGCTCAATGCTGTGTTGCTTCAAATGATTACAAAG GTGGTCTGGAACTATTCTCAGAACTTCTCCAGCGATTTCCTAATAACATCCACATTTTACTTGAAATGGCTAAG GTTAAAGCTGTCATTGggaaaaatgatgaagctatttTGGACTTCGAAAAG GTTCGGTCAATTGATCCACATTTGGTTACTTACATGGATGAGTATGCAATGCTTCTAAAGCTCAAGTCTGATAATTTCAAGTTAAATAAATTAGTTCATGATCTGTTGAACATCGATCCTACGAGGCCTGAAGTTTTTGTGGCCTTGTCTGTTCTTTGGGAAAAGAAAGATGAGAGGGGAGCTTTATCTTATGTGGAGAAG AGCCTTCGCATCGATGAGAGGCATGTCACTGGTTATATAATGAAG GGAAATCTTTTCTTGTCAATGAATCGACCAGAAGCAGCAGTGATTGCCTACAGGGGAGCTCAAGAACTGAGGCCTGATCTTCGATCCTATCAAG GGTTAGTGCGTTCTTATCTGGCTTTGTCAAAAATCAAGGAGGCCTTGTATGTAGCTCGAGAAGCAATGAAGGCAATGCCTCAATCAGCGAAGGCTCTAAAATTAGTTGGGGATGTTCATGCTAGTAGCAGCAGTGGCAGAGAAAAG GGGGTTGATCCGGATGCCCCTGAAGAAGACGAAGACAACGAGGCTGATGATGCTGAGGTAGATCCAGACGACGCTGATCTTTTGTAG